In Prochlorococcus marinus str. MIT 1214, one DNA window encodes the following:
- a CDS encoding tetratricopeptide repeat protein translates to MEGYSKEEEQTFSDPLVLGKIKESVSISTNTFSKPSKEQLIHKAFKFHSEGNIEEATKHYQYFMDQGFEDPIVFANYGIILKKIGNLEEAELLQRKAIQIKPDYVIAHSNLGNILNDLGKLEEAESSHRKAIEIKPDFANAHYNLGNILNDLGKLEEAESSHRKAIEIKPDFANAHYNLGITLSQLNKLKEAKISILKAIELKPDFAEAYKNLGSILNKLGKYQEAVEPLRKVIELNPHSYEANFNLASVLSNFGNLQEAESSLRKAIELKPDFFEAAWNLHSFSNDIQEAERQILRCLEIDQNNFKAKFTFSALQFHQGDQKFFHKLIKSTYKNDPSISSLKWVSTLPNLPKLFFNKWTLFDNMVKESKKERPFYEFGVWRGASFQYLINTFKKGYGFDTFEGLPEEWNTAKKGTFSTEGIIPQINGGTFISGNFEETLPKFFTKPQPKASIINFDADLYSSTICALTNSKPIIDEHTILIFDEFIMYQNWERHEYKALHEFCSENNLSYEVLAISYNTRQVALKLLGI, encoded by the coding sequence ATGGAGGGGTATAGCAAAGAAGAAGAACAAACATTTTCAGATCCATTGGTTTTAGGAAAAATTAAAGAGAGTGTTTCTATTTCTACTAATACTTTTTCCAAACCTTCTAAAGAACAATTAATTCACAAAGCATTTAAATTTCATTCAGAAGGTAATATCGAAGAAGCGACAAAACATTATCAATATTTTATGGATCAAGGGTTTGAGGATCCAATAGTGTTTGCTAATTATGGGATAATCTTAAAAAAGATTGGCAATTTAGAAGAAGCAGAATTATTACAGCGCAAAGCAATTCAAATTAAACCTGATTATGTAATAGCGCATTCCAATCTTGGAAATATATTGAACGATCTTGGCAAGTTAGAAGAAGCAGAGTCATCACACCGCAAAGCAATTGAAATCAAACCTGACTTCGCAAATGCTCATTACAATCTTGGAAATATATTGAACGATCTTGGCAAGTTAGAAGAAGCAGAGTCATCACACCGCAAAGCAATTGAAATCAAACCTGACTTCGCAAATGCTCATTACAATCTTGGAATCACTTTAAGTCAACTTAACAAATTAAAAGAAGCAAAAATATCAATACTCAAAGCAATTGAACTTAAACCTGACTTCGCAGAAGCATATAAAAATCTCGGCAGCATATTAAATAAACTTGGGAAATATCAAGAAGCAGTTGAGCCCCTTAGAAAAGTTATTGAACTGAATCCTCATTCCTATGAGGCCAACTTCAATTTGGCAAGTGTATTAAGTAATTTTGGAAATCTTCAAGAGGCAGAATCATCACTAAGAAAAGCTATTGAGCTAAAACCAGATTTTTTTGAGGCTGCTTGGAATTTGCATAGCTTTTCAAATGATATTCAAGAAGCAGAAAGACAGATACTCCGATGCCTGGAAATTGATCAAAATAACTTCAAAGCAAAATTCACTTTCAGCGCACTGCAATTCCATCAAGGTGATCAAAAGTTTTTTCACAAGTTAATAAAATCTACTTATAAAAATGATCCCTCTATATCTTCCTTAAAATGGGTTTCTACTTTACCAAATTTGCCGAAATTATTTTTTAATAAATGGACTTTATTTGACAATATGGTTAAGGAAAGCAAAAAGGAACGCCCTTTCTATGAATTTGGTGTTTGGCGTGGAGCGTCATTTCAATATCTAATTAATACTTTCAAAAAAGGTTATGGATTTGATACTTTCGAAGGCTTACCTGAAGAATGGAACACCGCGAAAAAAGGCACATTTTCGACAGAAGGAATCATTCCGCAAATTAATGGTGGAACATTTATATCAGGTAATTTCGAAGAAACATTGCCAAAATTCTTTACCAAACCTCAACCAAAAGCATCAATTATAAATTTTGATGCCGACCTATATTCTTCAACTATCTGTGCTTTAACTAATTCAAAGCCTATTATTGATGAGCATACAATTTTAATATTTGATGAATTTATTATGTATCAAAATTGGGAAAGGCACGAATATAAAGCACTCCATGAATTTTGCTCTGAAAATAATTTAAGTTATGAAGTGCTTGCTATTTCTTACAACACAAGACAAGTTGCGTTGAAATTGTTAGGTATTTAA
- a CDS encoding tetratricopeptide repeat protein, whose protein sequence is MNSSNQEEKGKKKVTEVKTYPVPYDLEEIKENITVNTNTSSTPSKDQIINQAFNLHSQGNISEAAKLYQYCINQGFNDHRVFSNYGTILRDLGKLQEAEISYRKAIEIKPDYSMANYNLGLILKDIGKLQEAEISTRKAIELNPDFAMAHSNLGLILKDIGKLQEAEISTRKAIELKPDYSMAHYNLGLILKDIDKLQEAEISTRKAIEIKPDYAEAYSNLGNILKDIGKLQEAEMSYRKAIEIKPDYSMANYNLGNILNDLGKLEEAEFSYRKAIEINPDYANAHLNLGNTLKNLGKLQEAEFSYRKAIEINPDFAMAHSNLGGILVEYKKLEEAEKSLNKALDLNPQNESIKNHLINLLTIYKPKKIESNLLYMINEEFKEVNLFHKENILITDNEAIRIYKDGLKIYKKYNLNLETNLSQIYRRNEVNLNCKRHKLIFNQHKVIPEFCFGCYKVQVEVVSIIELMKLFLVFNQLKLKNNNTRKSIIELRPNISGFYKGLIYCLSLTEALKISKKLNINIQNNIRIDLISKVKRGCSEYPLVFPQYKEISTSGDQPMNYNENWRTIEKEIDQGSKNWGKSSKSIEGFNLNNFLIMRNWVAYAQKIRDESVIKITNEQIKGPKFFQNLNREFHS, encoded by the coding sequence ATGAATAGTTCTAATCAAGAAGAAAAAGGAAAGAAAAAAGTCACGGAAGTAAAAACATACCCAGTTCCATATGACTTAGAAGAAATCAAAGAAAATATTACTGTTAATACGAATACTTCTTCTACACCTTCTAAAGACCAAATAATTAATCAAGCATTTAACTTACATTCACAAGGAAACATTTCAGAAGCAGCAAAACTTTATCAATATTGTATAAATCAAGGTTTTAATGATCACAGAGTTTTTTCTAATTATGGAACAATATTGAGAGATCTTGGTAAATTACAAGAAGCAGAAATATCATACCGTAAAGCAATTGAAATCAAACCTGATTACTCAATGGCGAATTACAATCTAGGACTCATATTGAAAGATATTGGCAAATTACAAGAAGCAGAAATATCCACTCGCAAAGCAATTGAACTTAATCCTGACTTCGCAATGGCGCATTCCAATCTAGGACTCATATTGAAAGATATTGGCAAATTACAAGAAGCAGAAATATCCACTCGCAAAGCAATTGAACTTAAACCTGATTACTCAATGGCACATTACAATCTAGGACTCATATTGAAAGATATTGACAAATTACAAGAAGCAGAAATATCCACTCGCAAAGCAATTGAAATTAAACCTGATTACGCAGAGGCGTATTCCAATCTGGGAAACATATTGAAAGATATAGGCAAATTACAAGAAGCAGAGATGTCTTACCGCAAGGCAATTGAAATTAAACCTGATTACTCAATGGCGAATTACAATCTGGGAAATATATTGAACGATCTTGGCAAGTTAGAAGAAGCAGAGTTTTCATATCGCAAAGCAATTGAAATTAATCCTGATTACGCAAATGCGCATTTAAATCTAGGAAACACATTAAAAAATCTTGGCAAATTACAAGAAGCAGAGTTTTCATATCGCAAAGCAATTGAAATTAATCCTGATTTTGCAATGGCGCATTCCAATCTGGGAGGTATATTAGTTGAATATAAAAAATTAGAAGAAGCAGAAAAATCTCTAAATAAAGCATTGGACTTAAATCCTCAAAATGAATCTATTAAGAATCATTTAATAAATTTACTAACTATATACAAACCAAAAAAGATTGAATCAAACTTATTATACATGATAAATGAGGAATTCAAAGAAGTAAATCTTTTTCATAAAGAGAATATTCTAATAACTGACAATGAAGCGATAAGAATTTATAAAGATGGACTTAAAATTTACAAAAAATATAATTTAAACTTAGAAACAAATTTATCACAAATATATAGGAGGAATGAAGTAAATTTAAATTGTAAGAGGCATAAACTAATATTCAATCAACATAAAGTAATTCCTGAATTCTGCTTTGGATGTTATAAGGTTCAAGTTGAAGTAGTTTCAATAATTGAATTGATGAAACTATTTTTAGTTTTTAATCAGTTAAAACTTAAAAATAATAATACTAGAAAATCTATTATCGAACTCCGACCTAATATCTCAGGATTTTATAAAGGACTTATATATTGTTTAAGTCTAACTGAAGCATTAAAAATATCTAAAAAGTTAAATATTAATATTCAAAATAATATTAGAATTGATTTAATTTCTAAGGTCAAAAGAGGATGTTCTGAATATCCACTTGTATTCCCGCAATATAAAGAGATAAGTACGTCTGGTGATCAACCAATGAATTACAATGAAAACTGGAGAACTATCGAAAAAGAAATAGATCAAGGTAGTAAAAATTGGGGTAAAAGCAGCAAAAGTATAGAAGGGTTTAATTTAAATAACTTTCTAATAATGAGAAACTGGGTCGCATATGCGCAAAAAATAAGAGATGAAAGTGTCATTAAAATAACTAATGAGCAAATAAAAGGACCAAAATTTTTCCAGAATTTGAACAGAGAATTTCATTCCTAA
- a CDS encoding tetratricopeptide repeat-containing sulfotransferase family protein produces MDSSSQEGEEKKKITEVKTFPVPFALGEIKRNLTINTNPPSKTSKEQLINQAIQFHLKGNIQEAAKYYQGFINQGFKDHRVFSNYGEILQGLGKLEEAKLSTLKAIEIKPDFADAHSNLGNILNDLGKSDQAELSYRKAIEIKPDYANAHSNLGNILKDLGNLQAAELSTRKAIEINPDLAEAHYNLGNILNDLGKSDQAEFSYRKAIEIKPDYANAHYNLGNILNDLGKSDQAELSYRKAIEIKPDYADAHYNLGNILNDLGKSEQAELSYRKAIEIKPDYADAHYNLGNILNDLGKSEQAEFSYRKAIEIKPDYADAHYNLGNILNDLGKSEQAELSYRKAIEIKPDYAKAHSNLGGILSDLGKLKEAEISYRKAIKINPDFAKAYFSLSTLQYSNTSKIWKDQLFSKNILNNKLPIDKVDVYFARANILHKEKKYEESSKFLQLANNLKLDLNPSKPNTLINKSKILLIESDKKEINEKEQANYPQSIFIVGMPRSGSTLVESILSMNPNVNDLGEINILEESFLEWQKADEVSNLSQLYWKKINNKNDKLKIITNKWLYNYQYTGIIAKYITNAKIIHSYRNPLDNILSMYRAHFAARGNGYSSSLVDCARVYLDQEETMTEYKNRFRSKIYDLNYESLVSNPHKEIKSLISWLGWKWNDTYLSPHLNPRSVSTASNIQVRSPINSKSIGGWKNYREMLEPSIEILTQTDKYEDIAS; encoded by the coding sequence ATGGATAGCTCTAGTCAAGAAGGAGAAGAAAAGAAGAAAATTACTGAAGTAAAAACATTCCCTGTTCCATTTGCTTTAGGCGAAATTAAACGAAATCTTACTATTAATACAAATCCTCCTTCTAAAACTTCTAAAGAACAATTAATCAATCAAGCAATTCAGTTTCATCTAAAAGGAAATATTCAAGAGGCAGCAAAATATTATCAAGGTTTTATAAATCAAGGTTTTAAAGATCACAGGGTTTTTTCAAATTATGGAGAGATTTTACAAGGTCTTGGCAAATTAGAAGAAGCAAAATTATCTACTCTGAAAGCAATTGAAATTAAACCTGATTTCGCTGATGCTCATTCCAATCTTGGAAATATATTGAATGATCTTGGTAAAAGTGACCAAGCAGAATTGTCATACCGCAAAGCAATTGAAATTAAACCTGATTATGCAAACGCGCATTCCAATCTGGGAAACATATTGAAAGATCTTGGCAATTTACAAGCTGCAGAATTATCTACTCGCAAAGCAATTGAAATAAATCCTGATTTGGCAGAAGCGCATTACAACCTGGGAAATATATTGAATGATCTTGGTAAAAGTGACCAAGCAGAATTCTCATACCGCAAAGCAATTGAAATTAAACCTGATTATGCAAACGCGCATTACAATCTTGGAAATATATTGAATGATCTTGGTAAAAGTGACCAAGCAGAATTGTCATACCGCAAAGCAATTGAAATTAAACCTGATTATGCAGACGCGCATTACAACCTGGGAAATATATTGAATGATCTTGGTAAAAGTGAACAAGCAGAATTGTCATACCGCAAAGCAATTGAAATTAAACCTGATTATGCAGACGCGCATTACAACCTGGGAAATATATTGAATGATCTTGGTAAAAGTGAACAAGCAGAATTCTCATACCGCAAAGCAATTGAAATTAAACCTGATTATGCAGACGCGCATTACAACCTGGGAAATATATTGAATGATCTTGGTAAAAGTGAACAAGCAGAATTGTCATACCGCAAAGCAATTGAAATTAAACCTGATTACGCAAAAGCGCATTCAAACCTGGGAGGCATATTGAGTGATTTAGGCAAATTAAAAGAAGCAGAAATCTCATACCGCAAAGCAATTAAAATTAATCCTGATTTCGCAAAAGCATATTTTTCGCTATCGACTCTTCAATACTCCAATACAAGTAAAATATGGAAGGATCAACTCTTCTCTAAGAACATCTTAAATAACAAATTGCCAATAGATAAGGTTGATGTTTACTTCGCAAGAGCAAATATTCTACATAAGGAAAAAAAGTACGAAGAAAGTTCTAAATTCCTTCAATTAGCAAATAACCTTAAACTTGATCTTAACCCATCTAAACCTAATACTTTAATCAATAAGTCCAAAATATTACTTATTGAATCTGATAAAAAAGAAATTAATGAAAAAGAACAAGCAAATTATCCTCAGAGTATTTTTATTGTAGGGATGCCGAGAAGTGGTTCCACACTGGTTGAATCTATACTTAGTATGAATCCTAATGTTAATGACTTAGGAGAAATTAATATCCTCGAGGAATCATTTTTAGAGTGGCAAAAAGCAGATGAAGTATCCAACCTCTCTCAATTATATTGGAAGAAAATAAATAATAAAAATGATAAACTAAAAATTATAACTAACAAATGGTTATATAACTATCAATACACAGGGATCATTGCGAAGTACATAACGAATGCAAAAATTATTCACTCTTATAGAAATCCATTAGATAATATTCTTTCAATGTACAGAGCACATTTTGCTGCAAGAGGAAATGGATATTCCTCTTCCTTAGTTGATTGCGCAAGAGTTTATCTAGATCAAGAAGAAACAATGACAGAATATAAGAATAGATTTAGATCAAAAATATATGACTTAAATTATGAGTCATTAGTCAGTAATCCTCATAAAGAAATTAAATCTTTGATCTCTTGGTTAGGGTGGAAGTGGAACGATACATATCTGTCACCTCATCTCAATCCACGCTCAGTTTCAACAGCAAGCAATATTCAAGTTCGTTCTCCCATCAATTCAAAATCAATTGGCGGATGGAAGAACTACAGAGAGATGCTTGAACCTTCTATCGAAATCCTGACTCAAACTGATAAGTACGAAGACATCGCCTCCTAA
- a CDS encoding galactose oxidase, whose protein sequence is MDRIKTPKVVAPVEALEHPEEWSYFTNLELVKSRGSSVCLTCEHFTYTCDKSCFTLLTCPLHQRLIPQGEHLTKRCLNWQKKRVLQIGWCPEVA, encoded by the coding sequence ATGGATCGAATTAAAACACCAAAAGTTGTTGCTCCAGTTGAAGCACTTGAGCATCCAGAAGAGTGGAGTTATTTCACTAATCTGGAACTGGTGAAGTCCAGAGGAAGTTCCGTTTGTCTTACATGTGAACACTTCACTTATACGTGCGATAAATCATGCTTCACTCTTTTGACTTGTCCACTTCACCAACGTCTTATCCCTCAAGGTGAACATCTCACAAAGCGTTGCCTGAATTGGCAAAAGAAGAGGGTATTACAAATTGGATGGTGTCCAGAAGTTGCATAA
- a CDS encoding tetratricopeptide repeat protein: protein MYSSSQKGEGKKKVTEVKTFSVPFALGEIKENITITTDTPSKPSKEEIINQAFKFHSQGNISEAAKLYQYFINQGFKDHRIFSNFGAISQGLGKLKEAEKWFRKAIEIKPDYAKAHSNLGIILRDLGQLKEAELSYRKAIEIKPDYAEAHSNLGNVLRGLGQLKEAELSYRKAIEIKPDYAEAHSNLGIILRDLGQLKEAELSYRKAIEIKPDYAEAHSNLGNVLRGPGQLKEAELSYRKAIELNPNFTLAYWNLSGLANTIKEAEERINQCLKIDKNFLNAILTKSALKLHQGDQSLFDNLIKSTHKDLPETRSIKWVSTLPNLPELFFHRWALFDSMINKSKKDRPFYEFGVWRGESFKYLINTFKKGYGFDTFEGLPEDWHHEKQGKYSADGIIPEIDGGTFIAGKFEDTLPTFYSKPRPMASIINFDADLYSSTICALNYSKPIIDEHTILIFDEFIMNKNWEKDEYKALNEFCSNNNLTYEVLAISYFTKQVAVKLIGV from the coding sequence ATGTATAGTTCTAGTCAAAAAGGTGAAGGAAAGAAGAAAGTCACTGAAGTAAAAACATTCTCCGTTCCATTTGCTTTAGGAGAAATCAAAGAAAACATCACCATTACTACGGACACTCCTTCTAAACCTTCTAAAGAAGAAATAATTAATCAAGCATTCAAATTTCATTCACAAGGGAACATTTCAGAAGCAGCCAAACTTTATCAATATTTCATTAATCAAGGTTTTAAAGATCACAGAATTTTTTCTAATTTTGGAGCAATTTCACAAGGTCTTGGTAAATTAAAAGAAGCAGAAAAGTGGTTTCGCAAAGCAATTGAAATTAAACCTGATTACGCAAAAGCACATTCCAATCTGGGAATCATATTGAGAGATCTTGGTCAATTAAAAGAAGCAGAATTGTCATACCGCAAAGCAATTGAAATTAAACCTGATTACGCAGAAGCACATTCCAATCTAGGAAATGTATTGAGAGGTCTTGGTCAATTAAAAGAAGCAGAATTGTCATACCGCAAAGCAATTGAAATTAAACCTGATTACGCAGAAGCACATTCCAATCTGGGAATCATATTGAGAGATCTTGGTCAATTAAAAGAAGCAGAATTGTCATACCGCAAAGCAATTGAAATTAAACCTGATTACGCAGAAGCACATTCCAATCTAGGAAATGTATTGAGAGGTCCTGGTCAATTAAAAGAAGCAGAATTGTCATACCGCAAAGCAATTGAACTCAATCCTAATTTCACTCTTGCTTATTGGAATTTATCTGGATTAGCAAATACTATTAAGGAAGCAGAAGAAAGGATTAACCAATGCTTGAAAATAGACAAAAATTTCTTAAATGCAATCTTGACTAAAAGTGCTCTGAAATTACATCAAGGTGATCAATCATTATTTGATAATCTCATAAAATCAACTCATAAAGATCTTCCTGAAACACGTTCTATTAAATGGGTTTCTACTTTGCCGAATTTACCTGAATTATTTTTCCATAGATGGGCATTATTTGACAGTATGATTAATAAAAGCAAAAAAGATCGCCCTTTCTATGAGTTTGGTGTTTGGCGAGGTGAATCCTTTAAGTATCTAATTAATACTTTCAAAAAAGGTTATGGATTTGATACTTTTGAAGGATTACCAGAAGATTGGCATCACGAGAAGCAAGGTAAATATTCAGCAGACGGGATCATTCCTGAAATTGATGGCGGAACATTTATAGCAGGTAAATTTGAAGATACCCTTCCAACTTTTTATTCCAAACCTAGACCTATGGCATCAATTATCAATTTTGATGCTGATCTATATTCCTCTACTATCTGTGCTTTAAATTATTCAAAACCTATCATTGATGAGCATACAATTTTAATATTTGATGAATTTATTATGAATAAAAATTGGGAGAAGGATGAATATAAAGCACTCAATGAATTTTGCTCTAATAATAATTTAACTTATGAAGTTTTGGCAATTTCATATTTCACAAAGCAAGTTGCTGTGAAATTAATAGGAGTTTAA
- a CDS encoding tetratricopeptide repeat protein codes for MNSSNQEEKGKKKVTEVKTYPVPYDLEEIKENITVNTNTSSTPSKDQIINQAFNLHSQGNISEAAKLYQYCINQGFNDHRVFSNYGTILRDLGKLQEAEISYRKAIEIKPDYSMANYNLGLILKDIGKLQEAEISTRKAIELNPDFAMAHSNLGLILKDIGKLQEAEISTRKAIELKPDYSMAHYNLGLILKDIDKLQEAEISTRKAIEIKPDYAEAYSNLGNILKDIGKLQEAEMSYRKAIEIKPDYSMANYNLGNILNDLGKLEEAEFSYRKAIEINPDYANAHLNLGNTLKNLGKLQEAEFSYRKAIEINPDFAMAHYNLGLILKDIDKLQEAEISTRKAIELKPDFAEAHSNRGVILINLGKLKEAELSLNKAIEINSNLTIVYYTLSKFKKSKNTKEYKKQIFSKTILNNKTEADKVNIYFARANFLHNEKKYEDSSKYLQLANNLKLNINPSNSDTLINKSNALLIESNKNEITKIEQTNLPENIFIVGMPRSGSTLVESILSINPNINDLGEINILEQSFLKRKRNEQESPLAVLYWNKVNSLKSELKITTNKWLYNYQYAGIISCQIPNAKIIHCYRNPLDNILSIYRTHFSEGNEYSSSLIDCARVYLDQEELMTNYKNRFRSKIYDLNYDLLVSNPSKEIKSLVSWLGWEWNDSYLSPHLNPRSVSTASNVQVRFQINSKSIGGWKNYKNMLRPAIKILTQTDRYRDLIS; via the coding sequence ATGAATAGTTCTAATCAAGAAGAAAAAGGAAAGAAAAAAGTCACGGAAGTAAAAACATACCCAGTTCCATATGACTTAGAAGAAATCAAAGAAAATATTACTGTTAATACGAATACTTCTTCTACACCTTCTAAAGACCAAATAATTAATCAAGCATTTAACTTACATTCACAAGGAAACATTTCAGAAGCAGCAAAACTTTATCAATATTGTATAAATCAAGGTTTTAATGATCACAGAGTTTTTTCTAATTATGGAACAATATTGAGAGATCTTGGTAAATTACAAGAAGCAGAAATATCATACCGTAAAGCAATTGAAATCAAACCTGATTACTCAATGGCGAATTACAATCTAGGACTCATATTGAAAGATATTGGCAAATTACAAGAAGCAGAAATATCCACTCGCAAAGCAATTGAACTTAATCCTGACTTCGCAATGGCGCATTCCAATCTAGGACTCATATTGAAAGATATTGGCAAATTACAAGAAGCAGAAATATCCACTCGCAAAGCAATTGAACTTAAACCTGATTACTCAATGGCACATTACAATCTAGGACTCATATTGAAAGATATTGACAAATTACAAGAAGCAGAAATATCCACTCGCAAAGCAATTGAAATTAAACCTGATTACGCAGAGGCGTATTCCAATCTGGGAAACATATTGAAAGATATAGGCAAATTACAAGAAGCAGAGATGTCTTACCGCAAGGCAATTGAAATTAAACCTGATTACTCAATGGCGAATTACAATCTGGGAAATATATTGAACGATCTTGGCAAGTTAGAAGAAGCAGAGTTTTCATATCGCAAAGCAATTGAAATTAATCCTGATTACGCAAATGCGCATTTAAATCTAGGAAACACATTAAAAAATCTTGGCAAATTACAAGAAGCAGAGTTTTCATATCGCAAAGCAATTGAAATTAATCCTGATTTTGCAATGGCGCATTATAATCTAGGACTCATATTGAAAGATATTGACAAATTACAAGAAGCAGAAATATCCACTCGCAAAGCAATTGAACTGAAACCTGATTTCGCAGAGGCACATTCCAATCGGGGAGTCATATTGATTAATCTTGGTAAATTAAAAGAAGCAGAACTATCTCTAAATAAAGCAATAGAAATCAACTCTAATTTAACAATAGTCTATTATACTTTATCAAAATTCAAAAAATCTAAGAATACAAAGGAATATAAAAAACAAATTTTTTCTAAAACCATCTTAAATAATAAAACAGAGGCAGACAAAGTTAATATTTATTTTGCAAGAGCAAATTTTCTTCATAATGAAAAAAAATATGAAGACAGTTCTAAATATCTTCAATTAGCAAATAACCTTAAACTTAATATTAATCCATCTAACTCTGATACTTTAATCAATAAATCAAATGCATTACTTATTGAATCAAATAAAAATGAAATCACGAAAATCGAACAGACAAACTTGCCTGAGAATATTTTTATTGTGGGGATGCCCAGAAGTGGAAGCACATTAGTAGAATCTATTCTTAGTATAAATCCTAATATTAATGATTTGGGGGAGATTAACATACTTGAGCAATCATTTCTAAAGCGAAAAAGGAATGAGCAAGAATCACCTCTCGCCGTTTTATATTGGAACAAAGTAAATAGTCTTAAAAGTGAATTAAAGATCACAACAAATAAATGGTTATATAACTATCAATATGCAGGTATTATCTCCTGTCAAATCCCGAACGCCAAAATTATTCACTGCTATAGAAATCCTTTAGATAATATTCTTTCAATTTATCGAACACATTTTTCTGAAGGGAATGAATATTCCTCATCCCTAATTGATTGCGCAAGAGTTTATTTAGATCAAGAAGAATTAATGACTAATTATAAGAATAGGTTTAGATCAAAAATATACGACTTAAATTATGATTTATTAGTGAGCAATCCTAGTAAAGAAATTAAATCTTTGGTCTCTTGGTTAGGTTGGGAATGGAACGATTCATATCTATCACCTCATCTAAATCCACGCTCAGTTTCAACAGCAAGTAATGTTCAAGTGCGTTTTCAAATCAATTCAAAATCAATTGGTGGATGGAAGAACTACAAAAATATGCTGAGACCTGCCATAAAAATCCTTACTCAAACTGATAGATACCGAGACTTGATTTCATGA